A stretch of Flavobacterium sp. N1994 DNA encodes these proteins:
- the fusA gene encoding elongation factor G produces MARDLKFTRNIGIAAHIDAGKTTTTERILFYTGKSHKIGEVHDGAATMDWMAQEQERGITITSAATTCEWSFPTEQGKPLPTSHDYHFNIIDTPGHVDFTVEVNRSLRVLDGLVFLFSAVDGVEPQSETNWRLADQYRVPRMGFVNKMDRQGSNFLMVCQQVRDMLKSNAVAITLPIGEENDFKGVVDLVKNQAIVWHDATQGATFDIVDIPADMLAEVKEYRDILIEAVADYDENLLDKYMEDPDSITEDEINTALRAATIDMAIIPMIAGSSFKNKGVQFMLDAVCKYLPSPLDKEGIEGIHPDDADLLEEDQTKILRRPDVKEPFAALAFKIATDPYVGRLAFFRAYSGRLDAGSYILNTRSGNKERISRIYQMHANKQNPIDYIEAGDIGAAVGFKDIKTGDTMCDEKHPIILESMKFPAPVIGIAIEPKTKADVDKMGMALAKLAEEDPTFTVRTDEASGQTIISGMGELHLDILVDRMKREFKVEVNQGEPQVEYKEAFTKTAQHREVYKKQSGGRGKFGDIVFRLEPADLVDGKAPIGLQFVNEVKGGNVPKEYIPSVEKGFREAMKTGPLAGYQVDSLKVTLLDGSFHPVDSDALSFELAARMGYREVAKAAGAIILEPIMKMEVITPEENMGDIVGDINRRRGQVNDMGDRNGAKTIKADVPLSEMFGYVTTLRTLSSGRATSTMEFSHYAETPSNISEAVIKKAKGNA; encoded by the coding sequence ATGGAGTTTCCCAACTGAGCAAGGTAAACCATTACCAACTTCTCATGATTATCACTTTAACATTATTGATACCCCAGGACACGTTGACTTTACTGTAGAGGTAAACCGTTCGTTACGTGTATTGGATGGTTTAGTTTTCTTATTTAGTGCTGTTGACGGTGTTGAGCCACAATCAGAAACTAACTGGAGACTTGCAGATCAATATAGAGTTCCACGTATGGGATTCGTAAACAAAATGGACCGTCAAGGTTCTAACTTCTTAATGGTATGTCAACAAGTTAGAGATATGTTAAAATCTAACGCGGTGGCTATTACTTTACCAATTGGTGAAGAAAATGACTTTAAAGGAGTAGTTGATTTAGTAAAAAACCAAGCTATCGTATGGCATGATGCAACTCAAGGGGCAACTTTTGATATTGTTGACATTCCTGCGGATATGTTAGCTGAAGTAAAAGAATACAGAGATATCCTTATTGAAGCAGTTGCAGATTATGATGAGAACTTGCTTGATAAATACATGGAAGATCCAGATTCAATTACCGAAGACGAAATCAACACAGCGTTAAGAGCTGCTACTATTGATATGGCTATCATTCCTATGATTGCTGGTTCATCATTCAAAAACAAAGGTGTTCAATTTATGTTGGATGCTGTATGTAAATATTTACCATCTCCTTTAGATAAAGAAGGTATTGAAGGAATTCACCCTGATGATGCTGATTTATTAGAAGAAGATCAAACTAAAATCTTACGTCGTCCTGATGTAAAAGAGCCGTTCGCTGCTTTAGCATTTAAAATTGCTACTGACCCTTATGTTGGTCGTTTAGCTTTCTTCCGTGCTTATTCAGGTCGTTTAGATGCTGGTTCATATATCTTGAACACTCGTTCAGGAAATAAAGAAAGAATTTCGCGTATCTACCAAATGCACGCAAACAAACAAAACCCAATCGATTATATTGAAGCAGGAGATATTGGAGCAGCAGTTGGATTTAAAGATATCAAGACCGGAGATACGATGTGTGATGAAAAACACCCAATCATTCTTGAGTCAATGAAATTCCCTGCGCCAGTAATTGGTATCGCTATTGAACCAAAAACTAAAGCAGACGTAGATAAAATGGGTATGGCTTTGGCAAAATTGGCTGAAGAAGATCCAACGTTTACTGTAAGAACAGATGAAGCTTCTGGTCAAACGATTATTTCAGGTATGGGTGAGTTACACTTAGACATTCTTGTAGATCGTATGAAACGTGAATTCAAAGTTGAGGTGAACCAAGGGGAGCCACAAGTAGAGTACAAAGAAGCGTTTACCAAAACAGCACAACACAGAGAAGTTTACAAAAAACAATCTGGAGGTCGTGGTAAATTTGGAGATATTGTATTTAGATTAGAGCCTGCTGACTTAGTTGACGGTAAAGCACCAATCGGATTACAGTTTGTTAACGAAGTAAAAGGTGGTAACGTTCCTAAAGAATACATCCCATCTGTAGAAAAAGGTTTCCGTGAAGCTATGAAAACTGGTCCTTTAGCAGGTTACCAAGTAGATAGTTTAAAAGTAACATTATTGGATGGATCTTTCCACCCTGTAGATTCTGATGCGCTTTCTTTTGAGTTAGCTGCGAGAATGGGGTATAGAGAAGTAGCTAAAGCTGCTGGTGCCATTATTTTGGAGCCAATCATGAAAATGGAGGTTATTACACCTGAAGAAAACATGGGAGATATCGTTGGTGATATCAACCGTCGTAGAGGTCAAGTGAATGACATGGGAGACAGAAATGGAGCTAAAACTATCAAAGCAGATGTTCCGTTATCAGAAATGTTTGGTTATGTAACTACATTGAGAACACTTTCATCAGGTAGAGCAACTTCTACTATGGAATTTTCTCACTATGCAGAAACACCTTCTAATATCTCTGAAGCAGTTATCAAAAAAGCAAAAGGAAACGCATAA
- the rpsJ gene encoding 30S ribosomal protein S10, producing MSQKIRIKLKSYDHMLVDKSAEKIVKTVKSTGAVVIGPIPLPTHKKIFTVLRSPHVNKKAREQFEVSSYKRLLDIYSSSSKTIDALMKLELPSGVEVEIKV from the coding sequence ATGAGTCAAAAAATTAGAATAAAATTGAAATCTTACGATCACATGTTGGTAGATAAATCTGCTGAAAAGATTGTAAAAACTGTAAAAAGTACAGGTGCAGTAGTAATAGGTCCTATTCCGTTACCTACGCACAAAAAAATATTTACTGTATTACGTTCTCCACACGTTAACAAAAAAGCGAGAGAGCAGTTTGAGGTAAGTTCATACAAAAGATTACTAGATATCTATAGTTCTTCTTCGAAAACTATTGATGCTTTAATGAAACTTGAATTGCCAAGTGGTGTTGAAGTAGAAATCAAAGTATAA
- the rplC gene encoding 50S ribosomal protein L3, with translation MSGLIGKKIGMTSIFDENGKNIPCTVIEAGPCVVTQVRTNEVDGYSALQLGFDDKGEKHATKADLGHFKKAGTSAKKKVVEFQGFEENYKLGDNITVEVFSEGEFVDVQGVSKGKGFQGVVKRHGFGGVGQATHGQHNRLRAPGSVGASSYPSRVFKGMRMAGRMGGDNVKVQNLRVLKVVAEKNLLVIKGCVPGCKNSYVIIQK, from the coding sequence ATGTCTGGGTTAATTGGAAAGAAAATCGGCATGACAAGCATTTTCGATGAGAACGGGAAGAACATTCCTTGTACTGTAATCGAAGCTGGGCCTTGTGTCGTTACCCAAGTCAGAACCAATGAGGTTGACGGGTATTCAGCTCTTCAACTTGGTTTCGATGACAAAGGCGAAAAACACGCTACTAAAGCTGACTTAGGTCACTTTAAAAAAGCGGGTACTTCTGCTAAGAAAAAAGTCGTTGAATTCCAAGGGTTTGAAGAAAATTACAAATTAGGTGATAACATCACTGTGGAAGTATTCAGCGAAGGAGAATTTGTTGATGTGCAAGGTGTTTCAAAAGGAAAAGGTTTCCAAGGGGTTGTAAAACGTCACGGTTTTGGTGGGGTTGGACAAGCTACCCACGGTCAACATAACCGTTTGAGAGCGCCAGGTTCTGTAGGAGCATCTTCTTATCCATCACGTGTATTCAAAGGAATGCGTATGGCAGGAAGAATGGGTGGTGATAATGTAAAAGTACAAAATCTTAGAGTTTTAAAAGTAGTGGCTGAAAAGAACCTACTTGTTATCAAAGGATGTGTTCCTGGATGTAAAAACTCTTACGTAATCATTCAGAAGTAA
- the rplD gene encoding 50S ribosomal protein L4 yields MEVKVIDINGKDTGRKVQLSDSVFGIEPNNHAVYLDVKQYLANQRQGTHKAKERAEVAGSTRKIKKQKGTGTARAGSKKSPLFKGGGTVFGPRPRSYSFKLNKTVKRLARKSAFSLKVKESNLLVVEDFNFETPNTKNFINVLKALGLENKKSLFVLGDSNKNVYLSSRNLKASSVVTNSELSTYEILNANNLVLLEGSLEGIEENLSK; encoded by the coding sequence ATGGAAGTAAAAGTAATCGATATCAACGGAAAAGATACTGGAAGAAAAGTGCAACTTTCTGATTCAGTATTCGGCATTGAGCCAAATAATCACGCAGTATATCTTGATGTTAAGCAATACTTAGCTAATCAAAGACAAGGAACGCACAAAGCTAAAGAAAGAGCTGAAGTAGCGGGAAGTACTCGTAAGATTAAAAAACAAAAAGGTACAGGTACTGCACGTGCAGGATCTAAAAAGAGTCCATTGTTCAAAGGTGGAGGAACAGTTTTCGGTCCAAGACCAAGAAGCTATTCTTTCAAATTGAACAAAACGGTAAAAAGATTAGCTCGTAAATCAGCTTTCTCTTTAAAAGTTAAAGAATCAAATTTATTAGTTGTTGAAGACTTTAATTTTGAAACACCAAACACTAAAAATTTCATCAATGTTTTGAAAGCTTTAGGGTTAGAAAACAAAAAATCTTTGTTTGTGTTGGGTGATTCAAATAAAAATGTATATTTGTCCTCACGCAATTTAAAGGCGTCTAGCGTTGTAACTAATTCAGAGTTAAGCACTTACGAAATTTTAAATGCTAATAATTTAGTTCTTTTAGAGGGTTCTTTAGAAGGAATTGAAGAAAATTTAAGCAAATAA
- the rplW gene encoding 50S ribosomal protein L23 produces MSIIIKPIITEKITKEGEVFNRFGFVVDKKANKVQIKKAVEAAYGISVVTVNTMNYRADRTTKYTKSGLISGKTNSYKKAIVQVKEGETIDFYNNI; encoded by the coding sequence ATGAGTATCATAATTAAGCCTATCATAACTGAAAAAATCACCAAAGAAGGTGAGGTTTTCAATCGTTTTGGTTTTGTTGTTGACAAAAAAGCAAACAAAGTTCAGATTAAGAAAGCTGTAGAAGCTGCTTACGGAATTTCAGTTGTTACTGTTAACACGATGAACTATAGAGCTGATAGAACTACTAAGTATACAAAAAGTGGTTTAATCAGTGGAAAAACGAATAGCTACAAGAAAGCTATCGTTCAAGTTAAAGAGGGAGAAACAATAGATTTTTACAATAATATCTAA